The proteins below are encoded in one region of Helicobacteraceae bacterium:
- the era gene encoding GTPase Era produces MRQDTSSKAGFVALIGRPNAGKSSLINALSQDRIAMTSRKAGATRKKQLAIVTRGDAQIVFIDTPGLDGRNGKLREFMRKEALSAIKDADLSVFLADMADTTDEYKRFLSIAGDKKHIVALTKSDNFRHEQILKRLADYQPFSDRFLAIAPISAKKNDIAPLLKEIIARLPNRPFYYEPDDLTNLSVREIYAEMIREALLDSFNDEVPYSCGVEIESFAQGERLDKVGAKIFVEKPSQMAIVIGKNGAGIKRAGIKARRLMERFSLKKTFLKLEVAALRSRSKDDKRLSRLVGGENR; encoded by the coding sequence ATGCGGCAAGATACATCCTCTAAAGCGGGTTTTGTCGCGTTAATCGGACGACCAAACGCGGGCAAAAGCTCCCTGATCAACGCGTTGAGCCAAGATCGGATCGCCATGACAAGCCGCAAAGCTGGCGCGACGCGCAAAAAACAGCTTGCGATCGTTACGCGAGGCGACGCGCAGATCGTATTTATAGATACGCCCGGACTTGACGGGCGAAACGGAAAGCTAAGAGAGTTTATGCGAAAAGAGGCGCTAAGCGCGATCAAAGACGCCGATCTGAGCGTCTTTTTGGCGGATATGGCGGATACGACCGACGAGTATAAGCGTTTTTTGTCTATCGCGGGGGATAAAAAGCATATCGTCGCGCTGACAAAATCGGACAACTTTAGGCACGAGCAGATATTAAAAAGACTTGCCGACTACCAACCTTTTAGCGATCGTTTTTTAGCGATCGCGCCGATCAGCGCGAAAAAGAACGACATAGCGCCGCTCTTAAAAGAGATAATCGCGCGTCTGCCCAACCGCCCGTTTTACTACGAGCCCGACGATCTTACCAATCTGAGCGTTCGCGAAATATACGCCGAGATGATCCGCGAGGCTCTGCTCGATAGCTTCAACGACGAGGTGCCGTATTCGTGCGGCGTGGAGATCGAGAGTTTCGCGCAAGGCGAGCGGCTTGATAAAGTCGGCGCTAAAATTTTTGTCGAAAAACCTTCGCAGATGGCGATTGTAATAGGCAAAAACGGCGCGGGCATAAAGCGCGCGGGCATTAAAGCAAGGAGATTAATGGAGCGATTCTCGTTGAAAAAAACCTTCTTGAAATTGGAGGTAGCCGCGCTTAGATCGCGAAGCAAAGACGATAAACGTTTATCTAGGCTTGTTGGCGGAGAAAACCGATGA
- a CDS encoding L,D-transpeptidase family protein, with translation MRGFIYFAFAAILAFGADDLAEIYRVKGVNALEAKANEILSDPSYWLDRLDKADTRFGYFESPKHIFIVDKAARKFFFYDYEGGVLTRVAEYDATMGDATGDKYKEGDNKTPVGVYSVTAKLKQGERLFDKYYGPLAFVTNYPNAFDRKLKKTGHGIWLHGFPINGSRENPNTKGCVAIENEHLTFLDSRADLAKITVMINEEGTLEAKKEDLAAVMALLYEWRWTWKINDLERYLRLYSEDFVRSDGISRKEFDRIKRLIFGKGEKKRIEFSEIEVVPYPNSLNKLIYKASFWQDYEATTHRSSRVKELYLQKSGDRFEIVLER, from the coding sequence ATGAGAGGATTTATATATTTTGCTTTCGCGGCGATTTTAGCGTTTGGCGCGGACGATCTAGCCGAAATTTACCGCGTTAAAGGCGTAAACGCGCTAGAGGCTAAAGCCAACGAAATTCTATCCGATCCGTCGTATTGGCTAGATCGCTTGGACAAAGCCGATACGCGCTTTGGCTATTTTGAATCGCCTAAACATATTTTTATCGTCGATAAGGCGGCGCGAAAGTTCTTTTTCTACGATTACGAAGGCGGCGTTTTAACGCGCGTAGCCGAATACGACGCCACGATGGGCGACGCGACGGGCGATAAATACAAAGAGGGCGACAACAAAACCCCCGTGGGCGTCTATAGCGTTACGGCGAAGCTAAAACAGGGCGAACGGCTTTTTGATAAGTATTACGGACCGCTCGCGTTTGTTACCAACTATCCAAACGCCTTTGATCGCAAGCTGAAGAAAACGGGACACGGCATCTGGCTACACGGTTTTCCGATAAACGGATCGCGCGAAAATCCTAACACCAAAGGGTGCGTGGCTATCGAAAACGAACATTTGACCTTCCTTGATTCGCGCGCCGATCTCGCCAAAATAACGGTTATGATTAACGAAGAGGGGACGTTGGAAGCTAAAAAAGAGGATCTCGCCGCGGTCATGGCTTTGCTATACGAGTGGCGTTGGACGTGGAAAATTAACGATTTAGAACGATATTTAAGACTTTATTCAGAGGATTTCGTCAGATCGGACGGAATTTCAAGAAAAGAATTTGATAGAATTAAGCGTTTAATTTTCGGAAAAGGCGAGAAAAAAAGGATCGAATTTTCCGAGATCGAGGTTGTTCCTTACCCGAACTCGCTAAATAAATTGATTTACAAGGCGAGTTTCTGGCAAGATTATGAGGCAACAACCCATAGATCGAGTCGCGTGAAAGAGCTCTATCTTCAAAAAAGCGGCGATCGCTTTGAGATTGTGCTAGAGCGCTAA
- the mshL gene encoding pilus (MSHA type) biogenesis protein MshL, with protein MRALRALVIAFAMAGTIYAACPGERFDITIKEPIALKDALVAIVDECDLSLSLEGEGTQTQFDSAKIGYVTLRAVNAEEAVDFFLQRANLHGFLANDLLTIRYLDTRLFRVDFVNNSREGTSSADVKIGTATGSTSTTDGTSSSDSATTIKTSEKFDLWSTLDAEIANVLNRPEDGAKTNANAVFVNSTTGIVTITGTRRQIDRVSEYLDKLLNSLKKQVLIDVQIYEVQLDNNNVSGIDWSKLSLSFGSVNGIDPIGDYRYEDGWTGSTDARTITKGFTFSGRAHFDASGVLDFLKTEGDTRSLSNPKVLAMNNQPTLISVGKNINYQTLSSTTLSGSSSGSSTQTADNDSLFVGVLLDITPQIDDDGYITLRLNPSYSDLLRTQDEDPCFNGVQSIAGGNCIRQIAPDTKSHRISSVVRVRDNDIIVLGGLIDNGNAITENKVPILGDIPFLGKLFGSKTTTIRNREIVFVLTPHIVVDNQTQPSLKALGFSETLISNIRDSQNDRSPKLKEFDDE; from the coding sequence ATGAGAGCGCTGAGAGCATTGGTTATAGCGTTTGCTATGGCGGGGACGATATATGCGGCTTGCCCGGGAGAGAGATTCGACATAACGATCAAAGAGCCGATCGCGCTAAAAGACGCGCTAGTGGCGATCGTTGACGAGTGCGATCTCTCCTTATCGCTAGAAGGCGAAGGGACGCAGACGCAGTTTGATTCGGCGAAAATCGGCTACGTAACGTTAAGAGCGGTAAACGCGGAAGAGGCGGTTGACTTTTTCCTGCAAAGAGCCAATCTGCACGGCTTCCTGGCGAACGATCTGCTGACGATTCGCTATTTGGATACGCGGCTATTTAGAGTGGATTTCGTGAACAACAGCAGAGAAGGCACCAGTAGCGCCGACGTTAAGATCGGCACGGCGACAGGCAGTACCTCTACCACCGACGGCACCTCTTCAAGCGATAGCGCCACAACGATTAAAACCTCCGAGAAGTTTGATTTATGGTCAACCTTAGACGCGGAGATCGCCAACGTTTTGAACCGTCCCGAAGACGGCGCCAAAACTAACGCGAACGCCGTATTCGTAAATTCGACGACCGGCATAGTAACGATAACGGGGACGCGCCGTCAGATCGATCGCGTTAGCGAATACCTAGACAAGTTGCTGAACTCGCTTAAAAAACAGGTGCTAATCGACGTTCAAATCTACGAGGTTCAACTGGACAACAACAACGTTAGCGGTATTGATTGGTCGAAACTATCGTTAAGTTTTGGTAGCGTCAATGGAATTGACCCTATTGGCGATTATAGGTATGAGGATGGTTGGACGGGATCGACGGACGCCAGAACGATTACAAAGGGCTTTACTTTCTCTGGTAGAGCGCATTTTGACGCGTCGGGCGTGCTAGATTTCTTAAAAACGGAGGGCGATACCCGTTCGCTTTCCAATCCTAAGGTGTTGGCGATGAACAATCAGCCGACGCTTATTAGCGTTGGTAAAAATATCAACTACCAAACGCTAAGTAGCACCACGTTATCTGGCAGCAGCAGCGGTTCCTCTACGCAAACCGCCGACAACGACTCGCTGTTTGTAGGCGTGCTATTGGATATTACGCCGCAGATTGACGACGACGGCTATATTACCCTTAGGCTTAATCCCTCTTATAGCGATCTGTTGCGCACTCAAGACGAGGATCCTTGCTTTAACGGCGTTCAATCTATAGCGGGCGGCAATTGTATTCGTCAGATCGCGCCAGATACCAAAAGCCATCGTATTAGCTCCGTTGTGCGCGTGCGCGATAACGATATAATCGTTTTAGGCGGTCTGATCGATAACGGCAACGCAATTACCGAAAATAAGGTTCCGATTTTGGGCGATATTCCCTTCCTTGGCAAGCTGTTTGGCTCTAAAACGACAACTATAAGGAATCGCGAGATTGTCTTTGTGTTGACGCCGCATATTGTCGTCGATAACCAAACGCAACCCTCTCTTAAGGCGTTAGGCTTTAGCGAAACGTTGATTAGCAACATTAGGGATAGTCAAAACGATCGCTCGCCGAAACTGAAAGAGTTTGATGACGAATGA
- a CDS encoding ATP-binding protein, protein MTNDRLYARARTLFEDSESNSYFVLLTRTSQVYSRIENAFKNPFKILLITGAPGTGKSYVLRRFFNDHRDRLPIFIYPSATFTSDRLLEIYEKLHNKRLAAKDTQEIIDAFREGGVGPIFILLDEAQLYESERLEWIRMLSNEEIFRFVVVVHRVKQEDLLAKEHFRTRTFETIECCPIDPAETPRFIETKLLLGELLEFYDRFKQANFDRIYDLTQGNLRDLNRLMNRFFDLLDDYEQNRPHKLPSRFSNKFIEMAAIELGML, encoded by the coding sequence ATGACGAATGATCGGCTCTACGCGCGCGCAAGAACACTATTTGAGGACAGCGAAAGCAACTCCTATTTTGTGCTTCTTACGCGCACGAGTCAGGTCTATAGCCGAATCGAAAACGCTTTCAAAAACCCTTTCAAGATACTACTGATCACGGGAGCGCCCGGCACAGGCAAAAGCTATGTGCTGAGGCGCTTTTTCAACGATCATCGCGATCGTTTGCCCATATTTATATATCCGAGCGCTACCTTCACGAGCGATCGTTTGCTTGAGATTTACGAAAAATTGCACAATAAACGCCTTGCCGCCAAAGACACGCAAGAGATTATCGACGCCTTCAGAGAAGGGGGCGTCGGTCCGATATTCATATTGCTAGACGAAGCGCAGCTTTACGAGAGCGAACGGCTAGAGTGGATTAGAATGCTCTCGAACGAGGAGATTTTTCGTTTTGTCGTCGTCGTTCATAGGGTGAAACAAGAGGACCTGCTGGCTAAAGAGCATTTTAGAACCCGCACCTTTGAAACCATCGAATGCTGTCCGATAGATCCGGCGGAAACGCCTAGGTTTATTGAAACCAAACTCTTGCTCGGCGAGCTGCTAGAGTTTTACGATCGCTTCAAACAAGCTAATTTTGATAGAATTTACGATCTTACGCAAGGAAACTTGCGCGATCTTAATCGGTTGATGAATCGTTTTTTTGATTTGCTAGACGATTACGAACAAAATAGACCTCACAAACTGCCCTCTCGTTTTTCTAATAAGTTTATCGAGATGGCGGCGATAGAGCTAGGAATGCTTTAA
- the tadA gene encoding Flp pilus assembly complex ATPase component TadA, with protein MDYATSGGLRRVRLGDVLISAGLITQEDVARIVELQKSDAKNRKLGQLIIDEGLVSEEVVLKTLAEQMRVQYLEPGTFEGDLRLAGRLSLNILRRFSVAPVREEDDGYLVAFVDPLDFAAQEAVQRALSDKPLIIAITAQSEVQRIVSRIETQEGLKTVLSEIRREMASGAADTLTLAGAENESAIMRLINIIFTTAISRRASDIHIEPGEANCSVRVRVDGFLVECFAFETELYAPLSSRIKLLGDLDIGERRKPQDGRFSSTINGKEYDFRLSTLPIAHGESIVMRILDKSKTLVRLDEMGFTPLNLERFRRAMCAPNGIVFVTGPTGSGKTTSLYAALNEVKSVTHKIITVEDPVEYRMTMLQQVQVNEKAGLTFAGALRSILRQDPDIIMVGESRDKETISIAIQAALTGHLVFTTLHTNDAPSAITRVMDMGVEPFLLASSMIAVQAQRLVRRVCPHCKKEVKYPKDLIERIKHMTPSEMNLSDIVFIKGEGCKNCNNVGYSGRTMISEVLEINERIAGMIVANAPKSQILEEARKGGFEEMFTDGLRKIAMGETSLEEVMRVAKL; from the coding sequence TTGGATTACGCAACGAGCGGCGGGTTAAGACGGGTTCGATTAGGCGACGTGCTAATATCCGCCGGACTGATCACCCAAGAAGACGTAGCGCGCATAGTCGAGTTACAAAAAAGCGACGCTAAGAATAGAAAATTAGGGCAGTTGATTATCGACGAAGGGCTTGTTTCCGAAGAGGTCGTGTTAAAAACGCTCGCCGAACAGATGCGCGTTCAGTATCTTGAGCCCGGCACTTTTGAAGGCGATTTGCGGCTTGCAGGCAGATTGAGCCTAAACATACTTCGACGCTTTTCGGTAGCGCCGGTGCGCGAAGAGGACGACGGTTACTTAGTCGCGTTCGTCGATCCGCTAGATTTCGCCGCTCAGGAGGCGGTTCAACGCGCGTTGTCCGATAAACCGTTAATTATAGCGATCACCGCGCAATCCGAAGTTCAGAGAATCGTGTCGCGTATTGAAACGCAAGAGGGGCTAAAAACGGTGCTCTCGGAGATTCGCAGAGAGATGGCTTCCGGAGCCGCCGACACTCTTACCTTAGCCGGCGCGGAAAACGAATCCGCCATTATGCGCCTAATCAATATCATTTTTACGACGGCTATTTCGCGTAGGGCAAGCGATATTCATATCGAACCGGGCGAAGCGAACTGTTCCGTGCGGGTTCGCGTGGACGGTTTTCTAGTCGAATGCTTTGCCTTTGAAACGGAACTCTACGCGCCGCTAAGCTCCAGAATCAAACTGCTAGGCGATCTGGACATAGGCGAAAGAAGAAAACCGCAAGACGGGCGTTTCAGCTCGACCATCAACGGCAAAGAGTATGATTTTCGTCTTTCCACGCTTCCGATCGCGCACGGCGAATCGATCGTTATGCGTATTCTGGACAAATCCAAAACGCTTGTGCGTCTCGACGAGATGGGCTTTACGCCGTTAAATCTGGAGCGGTTTCGCCGCGCTATGTGCGCGCCAAACGGCATCGTTTTTGTTACCGGTCCCACCGGCAGCGGTAAGACCACCTCGCTTTATGCGGCGCTTAACGAAGTAAAAAGCGTTACGCACAAGATTATTACGGTCGAAGACCCCGTCGAATATCGTATGACCATGCTCCAACAGGTGCAAGTTAATGAAAAAGCGGGGCTTACGTTCGCGGGCGCGCTAAGGTCGATCCTGCGCCAAGACCCCGATATTATCATGGTGGGCGAATCTCGCGATAAAGAGACTATCTCGATCGCTATTCAAGCGGCGCTTACGGGACACCTAGTTTTCACCACGTTGCACACCAACGACGCGCCAAGCGCCATAACGCGCGTTATGGATATGGGCGTAGAGCCGTTTCTGCTCGCCTCCTCGATGATAGCGGTTCAAGCGCAACGGCTTGTGCGCAGGGTATGCCCGCATTGCAAAAAAGAGGTTAAATACCCAAAAGACCTAATTGAGCGAATCAAACATATGACGCCTAGCGAAATGAATCTTTCCGATATTGTTTTCATAAAGGGCGAAGGTTGTAAGAACTGCAACAACGTTGGCTATTCCGGTCGAACGATGATTAGCGAAGTTCTTGAGATTAACGAGCGTATCGCGGGAATGATCGTCGCCAACGCTCCGAAATCTCAGATATTGGAAGAGGCGCGCAAAGGCGGATTCGAGGAGATGTTCACCGACGGTCTTCGCAAAATAGCGATGGGCGAAACCAGCCTCGAAGAGGTTATGCGCGTCGCTAAACTATGA
- a CDS encoding NAD+ synthase — MKNFRVALAQINASVGDIDANVEKIIEKANRAQALGADLAIFPELAITGYPPQDLLFKPDFITKNQEAIQVVAKETKEIAALVGFADRGGDLFNAAAIIDDGEVKAVYRKRSLPNYGVFDEERYFAAGDQNLTLSVGEHKLGVLICEDLWSGALDAGLCALDALIVINASPFSASKSAARRDLLSARARDLRSFIIYLNLVGAQDELVFDGASAIYDPRGDQIALAKSFEEDTLICDLDLEDGFRVRLKDGRVRASRRGVADDSVNVALNIRNRPKMPTAQRDETPLGEIEAIYAALKLALRDYAIKNDFTRAVLGLSGGVDSALCAAIAADALGAQNVLGVLMPSPFSSQGSIDDALALAANLKIRARTIPIAPLMDAYETALKPSFADMPRDLTEENLQARIRAALLMAFSNKFGYLLLSTGNKSELAVGYSTLYGDMAGGFAPIKDALKTTVYALARYRNSLSAAIPESTLTKPPSAELRENQKDTDDLPEYEVLDQIIRLYVEEDYSLTEIGERGFDPAVVRKVARLIKRNEYKRSQAPIGAKISDRAFGKDRRMPVSNRFADDKEIWR, encoded by the coding sequence ATGAAAAACTTTCGCGTCGCGTTGGCTCAGATTAACGCAAGCGTCGGCGATATTGACGCCAACGTCGAAAAAATTATCGAAAAAGCTAATCGCGCGCAAGCGCTTGGCGCGGATTTGGCGATTTTTCCCGAACTCGCCATTACGGGCTATCCGCCTCAAGATTTGCTTTTCAAACCGGACTTTATAACAAAAAATCAAGAGGCGATACAAGTCGTCGCTAAAGAGACGAAAGAGATCGCCGCGCTTGTCGGCTTTGCGGATCGCGGCGGCGATCTCTTTAACGCGGCGGCGATTATAGACGACGGCGAAGTCAAAGCCGTCTATCGCAAAAGAAGTCTGCCGAACTACGGCGTTTTCGACGAGGAACGCTATTTTGCCGCGGGGGATCAAAACCTAACGCTTTCTGTCGGCGAACATAAACTAGGCGTCTTGATCTGCGAAGATTTATGGAGCGGCGCGCTTGACGCGGGGCTTTGCGCTCTTGACGCGCTTATCGTTATCAACGCTTCGCCTTTTAGCGCGAGCAAAAGCGCCGCTCGGCGCGATCTGCTATCGGCTCGCGCCCGCGATCTGCGTTCGTTTATTATTTATCTTAATCTAGTCGGCGCGCAGGACGAGCTTGTTTTTGACGGCGCGAGCGCGATCTACGATCCGCGCGGCGATCAGATCGCGTTGGCGAAAAGTTTTGAAGAGGATACCCTTATTTGCGATCTAGACCTTGAAGACGGCTTCCGCGTTCGTCTGAAAGACGGGCGCGTCCGCGCTTCGCGGCGCGGCGTAGCCGACGATAGCGTCAATGTCGCCTTAAATATCCGCAATCGTCCAAAAATGCCGACGGCTCAAAGAGACGAAACGCCGCTAGGCGAAATCGAAGCGATCTACGCCGCGTTGAAGCTCGCGTTAAGAGATTACGCGATCAAAAACGACTTTACAAGGGCGGTTTTGGGTTTAAGCGGGGGCGTGGATAGCGCGCTTTGCGCGGCAATCGCCGCCGACGCGCTTGGCGCGCAAAACGTGCTAGGCGTTTTGATGCCGTCGCCCTTTAGCTCTCAAGGCTCTATCGACGACGCGCTAGCGCTTGCGGCTAATCTTAAAATACGGGCGCGAACGATTCCTATAGCGCCGCTTATGGACGCTTATGAAACGGCGTTAAAGCCGAGTTTCGCGGATATGCCGCGCGATCTGACGGAGGAAAACCTGCAGGCGCGTATTCGCGCCGCGCTGTTGATGGCGTTTAGCAACAAATTCGGCTATCTCTTGCTTTCGACGGGCAATAAAAGCGAGCTTGCCGTAGGCTACTCGACGCTTTACGGCGATATGGCGGGCGGATTCGCGCCGATCAAAGACGCGCTTAAGACGACCGTTTACGCGCTTGCTCGCTATCGCAACTCGCTTAGCGCCGCAATTCCGGAATCGACGCTAACCAAGCCGCCTAGCGCCGAGCTAAGAGAGAATCAAAAGGATACGGACGATCTGCCCGAATACGAGGTTTTGGATCAGATTATCCGTCTGTATGTCGAAGAGGACTATTCATTGACGGAAATTGGCGAAAGGGGTTTTGATCCGGCGGTAGTTCGCAAGGTCGCGCGGTTAATAAAACGCAATGAATACAAGCGATCGCAAGCGCCGATCGGCGCGAAAATCAGCGATCGCGCGTTTGGCAAAGATCGCCGAATGCCGGTCTCCAACCGTTTTGCCGACGATAAAGAAATATGGCGCTGA
- a CDS encoding Crp/Fnr family transcriptional regulator yields the protein MSDIEAIEASGLFSSLEDSDKSCLFQVLKTKQLQDGEILFYENAAMDRVYFLVSGSVKSYKVNRFHNEIFLFRQINSGLITLYTPFSHKTLSQFFSNVESIGVSLVAYLEREQIDNLCIERPNIAKLFFQLFAERLSLLQNIITRDMVYDSVAKVAYTIDKKPEDFKTYKKQDVAYMLNIQPETLSRILGKLKSEKVVEENRRVFTVKDRAALKGYYEL from the coding sequence ATGTCGGATATTGAAGCCATTGAAGCCAGCGGGCTTTTTTCATCGTTAGAGGATTCGGATAAAAGTTGCCTTTTCCAAGTTTTAAAAACCAAGCAGTTGCAGGACGGCGAGATACTTTTCTACGAAAACGCCGCGATGGATCGGGTGTATTTTCTTGTTAGCGGCAGCGTCAAGTCTTACAAGGTTAATCGTTTCCACAACGAGATTTTCCTATTTAGACAAATCAATAGCGGTCTTATAACGCTATACACGCCGTTTTCGCATAAGACGTTGAGCCAGTTTTTTAGCAACGTTGAAAGCATCGGCGTATCGCTTGTGGCTTACCTTGAAAGAGAGCAGATAGACAATCTATGTATCGAGCGACCAAATATCGCCAAGCTTTTCTTCCAGCTGTTTGCCGAGAGGCTTTCGCTGTTGCAAAACATTATCACGCGAGATATGGTTTATGACAGCGTCGCGAAAGTCGCTTACACGATCGACAAAAAACCGGAAGATTTCAAGACGTATAAAAAACAAGACGTCGCTTATATGCTCAACATCCAGCCTGAAACGCTTTCGAGGATACTGGGCAAGCTCAAAAGCGAAAAAGTCGTGGAAGAAAACCGCCGCGTCTTTACGGTAAAAGATCGCGCCGCCCTCAAAGGCTACTACGAGCTATAA
- a CDS encoding GDYXXLXY domain-containing protein: MRAFLERNRVKIVLSALGVCLAAQAFACVYQIVRYESALRLGKLITLLTISYDPFDPMRGRYIRLNVGSAEFATDKQVCANRRLGEFFVTYKAEPDDRNLSVIDGVYASEPQTELAYLKVKGVCFPYDYKTVVRLDYSFDRFYMQEDQAKAVDRDPNLLTSNNDARVVIRALNGVGLVENVMIGSQTLQEYLRENKEADDDNRLF, encoded by the coding sequence ATGAGAGCGTTTCTGGAGCGCAATCGCGTAAAAATCGTTTTATCGGCGCTGGGCGTTTGCTTAGCCGCGCAAGCTTTTGCCTGCGTCTATCAGATCGTTAGATATGAAAGCGCGCTTAGACTTGGCAAACTGATAACGCTTTTGACAATATCATACGATCCCTTCGATCCCATGCGCGGACGGTATATTAGGCTGAACGTCGGTAGCGCCGAGTTCGCAACCGACAAGCAGGTTTGCGCCAATCGGCGCCTCGGCGAGTTTTTTGTTACCTATAAAGCCGAGCCAGACGATCGCAATCTAAGCGTGATCGACGGGGTTTACGCAAGCGAGCCGCAAACGGAGCTTGCCTACCTAAAAGTCAAAGGCGTCTGCTTTCCCTATGATTATAAAACCGTCGTTCGTCTCGATTACAGTTTCGATCGCTTCTATATGCAAGAGGATCAAGCCAAAGCGGTCGATCGCGATCCCAACCTGCTGACGAGCAACAACGACGCGAGAGTGGTTATCCGCGCGCTAAACGGCGTCGGTCTCGTAGAAAATGTAATGATTGGCTCACAAACGCTACAAGAGTATTTACGCGAAAACAAAGAAGCCGACGACGATAACCGCCTTTTCTAG
- a CDS encoding DUF2157 domain-containing protein has protein sequence MKRTIDWLNKEVKEWTRESLISEENAAKILARYRSDEPRVNWATAIFAAFGATLIALGIISLLAFNWEALTRGVKAVIAFSLLFSAQALAIYAKLKKPQIAAYAEGSSLFLLFAFTGALAIIAQTYHLGGSLIDFTKVVIALTLPLIYIFNAKGASAILFIAIVSLICFETNAYESQIVGWLYFVVWAAWYVYRLVKKRDSHITLAFNLLFMFGALAIMNAELRFNYSYDMLYHALFFGSFWLASALLYPRETKFFSRPAEEIAKLAIALMLLIGSSETISNFYRFDNYESLSTFYLFCMPYFALFGFFVVKLRDRLCELIVPIAPFVFYIVLVANTGDASKWLFSLACLVGGASFIYGGIRRLNTTLAYQGIVWLAALFAIKFFDSELGFIEKGIGFILVGVAFLAASFFIGRYIKEAK, from the coding sequence ATGAAAAGAACGATCGATTGGCTTAACAAAGAGGTTAAAGAGTGGACGCGCGAATCGCTTATAAGCGAGGAGAACGCGGCTAAAATCCTAGCGCGCTACCGTAGCGACGAGCCGCGCGTCAATTGGGCGACGGCGATTTTCGCCGCTTTTGGCGCGACGCTGATCGCGCTTGGGATCATTTCGCTTCTCGCGTTCAACTGGGAGGCGCTAACGCGCGGCGTTAAAGCCGTAATCGCGTTTTCGTTGCTATTTTCCGCGCAGGCTTTGGCGATCTACGCGAAGCTGAAAAAGCCGCAAATCGCGGCTTACGCCGAAGGATCGAGCCTATTTTTACTATTTGCTTTCACAGGCGCGCTGGCTATTATCGCGCAGACCTATCATCTAGGCGGCAGCTTAATAGATTTTACTAAAGTCGTAATCGCCCTTACGCTGCCTCTTATCTATATCTTCAACGCCAAAGGCGCAAGCGCGATCTTGTTTATAGCAATCGTTTCGCTTATATGCTTTGAAACTAACGCATACGAGTCGCAGATCGTCGGGTGGCTCTATTTTGTCGTTTGGGCGGCGTGGTATGTTTATAGGCTAGTCAAAAAACGCGATTCGCATATTACGCTGGCGTTTAATCTGCTTTTTATGTTTGGGGCGCTTGCGATTATGAACGCGGAATTAAGGTTTAATTACTCATACGACATGCTCTACCACGCGCTATTTTTTGGCTCTTTCTGGCTTGCGAGCGCGCTACTATATCCGCGCGAAACCAAGTTTTTTTCTCGTCCCGCCGAGGAGATCGCAAAGTTAGCGATCGCTCTTATGCTGCTTATCGGAAGCTCCGAAACAATATCGAATTTTTACCGGTTCGATAACTATGAGTCGCTCTCGACTTTTTATCTATTCTGCATGCCCTATTTTGCGCTATTTGGCTTTTTTGTCGTCAAATTGCGCGATCGCCTATGCGAGCTTATCGTGCCAATCGCGCCGTTTGTCTTTTATATCGTTCTTGTCGCCAATACGGGCGACGCCTCAAAATGGCTCTTTTCGCTTGCCTGCTTAGTTGGCGGCGCGTCGTTTATATACGGCGGGATAAGACGGCTAAATACTACGCTCGCCTATCAAGGAATCGTATGGCTTGCGGCGCTGTTTGCGATAAAGTTTTTTGATTCAGAGCTGGGTTTTATCGAAAAAGGGATCGGCTTTATTCTTGTCGGCGTAGCGTTTTTGGCGGCGAGCTTTTTCATCGGTCGCTATATTAAGGAAGCAAAATGA